Genomic segment of Hylaeus volcanicus isolate JK05 chromosome 6, UHH_iyHylVolc1.0_haploid, whole genome shotgun sequence:
AGTTGCCTTTCATCGGCAGATTGCCGCTGTTCAAGAAGAAAACTGAAGAACCAAAGCTACCCGAAAAGGACATTACACCTCTACCTTACCAGCAAAGTAAATTCGAGGACACGCCGAAGGTTCCTAACGAAATCATCAATCCTCCGGGTGTGGTGCATATCACGAAACTTGCTACTCCATTGAACCTCGGTGGTAGTAGCAATAATAATGCGAGCACCATCGTGCCGATTCAGGTGAACAAAAATCAACCGATGAAAATATTGGTAGCTCCGCCGCCACCGGTATTGAATGAAGCGAAACCAACGCAGCAGGTGGTTGATATGGAAATCGAGGACCAGACTGATGAGACCTTGATAGAGGAACCGATAATGGAGCAACAGAAGCAACCACAAACGGTGGCGAAACTACCTTTACCTCCTCATCCACCGCCACCTTTGAACAGACCGCCGCCATCTTTTTCAGTTCAGCAATCGTCGCAACAACAGCAAACGTCGATGCAAGTCAGACCACAGTTTTCAACGAGTCAACCTCCCCCACCATTCATATCGAATCCACCACCGTTCGTTCAAAGTCAACCACGGTTCCCCCCTCATCAACCGGTGCGTCCACCGGTGCAGACCCATCCTCCATTCATGACGAATCCACCGCCGTTACCAACCGTGGAAAGCGCGACCCAGGATATCTCTGAGATACCAGAACCCACCGAGAAGCGTACGGACCCAAGCATTCCTTTGCCTGATGATTTGCAAGAGGCGTTGAACATCATCTTCCCTAAGGAGGAAACTGAGACCAAGCAACAAAGTCAGCAAGAAACTAATATCATGTACTCGTCTATGTATAGTATGTTGGGCTGCGTTGGTTACGGGCCAGAGTACATGGATCAACCGCCACCGGAGATAACGCAGGCGGAAGCCGAGGTGGACACACAACCTGGACCAGACGACTTGAAGATGTTAGGCATCGACGAAGGAGATACCATTctgtaaaacattttatgGAATTTACACGTACAGACTCGAATATGTTCACTTTCGACGAGATCTCGCTACTTCGACACCTTATTATGAACCGTTTTTATCGTGTATTcgctctttttttctttaaagggGTTCTTATCCGCAGTGTTAATCCATCATAAACCGACAATTGTATTTTACAAGAAGCACAAAACTTGTCCTAACATTGCAGGAACGCTAATGCCACGCGGTGAGCAAATTAGATGCGCGGGAGACGAGGGAAACATTTATACCATGGAATAATTGATAagtgttttattcgtttaacgcgtagaatgaaatttcatttagaataAGAAATACGTTACAGAGAAAAGAGCAACTTTTGCCCAATCCCTGCTACGGTGGCCATTCTTGGTGCCTCATGAcgctttttcatttctttactTCAAAATTGTCTCGTCGAATGAGTAGTACCTTACTAGTACTACTAATGAGTAGTAGTAGTGAATTTAGTCGGTAATATTGTTttgtattgttattatattcaATAGACGCGTTAACGGGCATTATCCAAAAAAACCCCAATATGACGTACTACTATTTTCGACCGAGTTTCAGATTATACAACCAGAGTTTTCCATTGCTTCCTTTCTCACGTTTTGATCAAgttatttccaaaaaatctATCACAATCACACGGATATAAttctatatgtataattattaagttATTTGTTTACCTGACAGGCACCCATAATCGagtcaaaatatttgtttaacaataataaaacgaaataaattaccgATACaccaaataattacaattattctcAGATTcgctttttttaaatttgtttacatccaATGGAAGACTACTTCCACGCATCTAGTTTGCATATCACGCGATGCTTATTTTTCAGATAACTGTGTTAGTATTCATATATCGTCAACATAAATTTTGTGCATCCTACTGTATTTCTCAATATGAAATTCATATAATACATGTGTTTAAATTGAAccatgtaattatataaactaaatAAGAAGTAGTAAATGTTTCCCTCCTTGGTTATCGATAACAATTtcggtaaatattaattatagaaacaATCGTTATAACTAAAGAAAGGACAGAAATGTCTTATGaatgtttactatttttttattgaacacaCTGTTTTCATCCTAGATTAATTGAACGGTACATCACGATGACCCAGTATGCGCAGAAAGTTGAATAGCAGTGTTacgcaattattttatattgtatgtgTACACTTTCTCCATGGAAAAGAAAACTCAATTTTCAATCAAGTCCGTAATTTCGACGACACATTGTGCTTAAgggtattattatattttaaacgcTGTATAGACGTGTAAGAATCGGTTCCTTCGACTGTTGGAATACGCTTACTTAAAATTCCATTGCGAACAGCGTTAAATgtcgttttaaatcaaattttcaaatgtaaattttattcatcggTAGTATtccattaataaaatgatgaaaatctgaaaatgtgaattcatattaaaaagcTATAGGGTATAACAGAGTAATtagtaaaaattgaacctttttttgtatcgtttgttttatttatttttttcacccatttctttatttttttcgttcgaAAATCGCATTGCTTCGATCCCACGGTGTAAGAAAGACACCGTGTTCGATTCTGAAAATGTGCAACTTCCATACAGTATATAATCgaaatacaaattcttttttttctcgtcaAGCTTATCGAATATCGCATGGCACAATACATAAGCGTCAACTATATTTTAGGCATAAATAACAATGACTAATATTCTCGTTCAGTATTGTCATAACATTTCCTCGAACACGTTGCTTAACAATTTACCGACGAGACTACCGTGAAatacaattgtatttttctacgtCACAATGAAACAATGGtataagaacaaatttttcgagTATTCATTTTGTGTGTAAGGATACGTAAGCCACGAGTAATTTCTACTACGTttaattctaaacatttcTCATTGAAACAtacatgaaatgaaatgacaTTTGTCTAGACAACGATTTGTCCATTTCATGGTAACTTCCACCCTAATTAACTATCATTTACTTTAAGTAATGGTGCtgttaatttctaattatgGTTTATACAAATTGGGGCTTCTGGGTGTAAACCGTGTCCTTTCAATAAGATTTTCTAACGTTTCGCCAGCTTTGTAACTTTATTCTCTCATAAGATATTGAATCAGTACAATTTATGCaaaacactctgtatatcaATGCATCATTTGATCCCTGAAGAAATCAATTGTAAAGCTGACAAAACGTTAGAGTAACTTATCCAAAGGACACGATTTACACCTAAAAGCCACGGTTAATATCAACCATCAAACGTGAAGAACTGAGCCATGAAAGCCTCAAATATATCTAATTGTACACTATTCCACATGTGAGTTAAATTTTCGTTCAAAATGTCATTCAACGTAATGCATGGTCCTAATAGTATCTTTTATTATGcgtgaacgaataaaatagatCTACATGGTTGTTGTTCATTTTTTGCATACATCTACCTAAACAtaggtatacagggtgtcctaaaactcgtttttttttttgttttttttttttggatgcTTAAAAGAAGGGGACTTCTAATGTGTATCGACGATTGTACTACACGTTATTACACATTCGGAAAAtataagatattttttattttttgtcatAAATATGTCcctcaatatttaaatattcagatgaacaaaatattacaataaattccaTGATTTTAAAGTTAAGTTACTTGATATGAAGCGATTTCTGTTTTCACACTGTGCAACAAAATGACACAcattgcaaataattaaaatcgaatttgTTAAGTCAAGTtgacaaaaatgatttaaccGTGGTACTAAAGCTATTGGAAAGCTTGCTtatgagaatttttttgtttatgaagAAGATACAGTGCTTTAAAGGACAACACGAAATTGGTTTAcacgattaaaaaatgataaagaccGTTTCACAATTATTGCTGGTTTGCTCGTGTTTCGCATCTACAGCGAGCAGTATCTTTGAGGTCGaaattaccattttttaatcatGTGAATCAATTTCTAGCCATCCTTTTATcgtgttactttttttttgtcaactTTACACTTTCTTTGAAACATCTGAAagtcaataaaatttaaattcattataaaaacaagaaatatatcAATCTTGttagtaaagtaaaaaattctctttcgaatggtatataACATTTCATCAGATATCTTTGTGACcgcaattttaaatttgaaaaacgtgGCCATTATGTACCAATCCAATATGTAGGAATGGTATCTCGTGGAATGAATGGTAATCTAAACTTCCGAAACTTCTATGCATCGAAATCTAATTTTATCACGTGAGTGCTCAAGCAAACCGTAAcacaaaaagaatataatatagtGTCGTTCAATCgtgtttcgaaaaaaaatgctCTGTTCAGATTTGTAGTACAAGACCCGCGCTTGAAATATTATCACCGCCTCCGGCAGTTTGAGCAGCCTCGGTACAAACCAATACCGGTGCAACGCATACTTGAATAGGAATTTTCTCGTTTCCTGCTTTTAAAACTTCATCCCAACAAGACACTGGTTTGTTGATGTCCAGTGCTATTCGAGTGCCGTCAACGATAGACGTTGAAAAGCTGTCGTCTAAAATCAAAGCTGCTTTTCTAACATCTacctgaaatatattttaaacttttgtgTATTCGAAACTTCAACATTGTTCCTTAATAGTTACgtcttgaaaattgaaagaactGGACGCGTTAGATCAtacaattaattgataatttttggttttttaaaatgatttataacattttctttgcatTTACTTACGTGGCTTGTCGCGCAGACGTGCCTGTGCGCTGTCAATGATGCTTTGGCTGCAGCAGCCATCGTATTCTTCCACATAGAATCTTTTATAGTAAATATGGCTTGGTACGCTAGTGTATGAACATGAATTCTCGTAAGTTGTCGAGAATTAGGAACAGACTTGCTCCTTGCGCGTATAAGTTTGAATAACGTTCGCATTTGATCTAAGACTGTGGCAATACGCGGTGTAGAATTAGCTACTAAAGAAATGTTTCCATAATACATAGCATTATGCAGATTTGCTATTTCTTGCTCGTTCATGCCTAAACTGTCTGCAAATGGTATGATTGAATCACATAACTCGAAAAGTAGTTTGTCTTCTGCAAAAGAAGCCAtctcaaaatgaattttagtGGTTGGTGATCGATCCATCATTTGCTTCTTCACTTTTAGTAGAAGCTTGTGTCTTACACCTACATTGCAGTAAATTTCTTCCATAAGACTGATCATCGAATTCAATTGATTGAAAATGGTGATTGCTATTACCATCTGGAAGTGGGTAGTTGTCCATCATTTGGAGGCCACTAATAACAAGCAAGTTAGGCTCGTTTGTTGAAAGGAGAGTGTCGAATGCGTCAAACGAACTAATCGTTGGATTGTGGGCATCGTTGTGAACTATGTACCTAAGTAATTATTTGAGGAcatcaatatttcaaaataatgttattaacatttcttaAGTATTGTACCTGTTAGCTCTGGTGCTGGTATATGGACCCCAGACATCaccatttttgtattcaataaCTAAGTGAATGTCATCTCGTTTTACTTCACCTccaacaatattaataatctgTGGTATCATTTGATGCAGAGACCTGGTCAATTTTGCACCAAGCGTTACGTCACATCCTTCTCTTGCAAATCGCAGTGCCATAACTGCTGCATTGCCACCAATAGTAGAATAGGAAGATGGAAATGAACGAGCTGTAGCAACAAGCTTGTCGAACAAAGTTCGATTGGCCATGTATCTcctgaaatgaatttatatgaaaataattaccttgttcaatgaaaataaaacttaaataatattaacaatataatttgaaatagactgatgctttatttttcactgTTTTGGTCTATACTGAAGgttttctgaaataattatgaactttcataattgaaatataaacaaatgtgACAAAAGTTAGTCAGGAATATGTTACTTACTAgatgattaaattataaaacagattcgaatgaaatataaataaaaaattaaaaccatACCCGAAGAAAGTCAAAACAttgacataaataaattatcagaCTTTGCTTTCGAAACGAAGCGTATCATTTAACTGTTGATAGGAGattcaattatttgaactCAATCGTACTCTTTCGATAATCTGATTTCAATAAAacctataaaaatttaaataaaggtCAAGGCTCGAATTATTTCTTACTCCGCAGCAGCACCatgacgaaaataataggCGAAACTTTTTAACAATTCGAGTTCTGTGTTTATTTCGTCGAAATGCTCCGGTTGTTCAATTTCTTCGGTATATTTTAACAGTTGCTCAGCATTCACGTAGACGTCAGTGCATACACCATAACCTATCGCAACTTTCGGCCTCGATGTGATCACGTGTTTATTTTCGAGTTTCTCTAAGCCGTGAATTAATGCTTGTAAACGTCTTTGAAGAACGTTTtctgaatttctcaaataaattgCAACTAAAACTGTCAGCACAGTGACAGCTGTACCGAATTTCAACCCCCTATTATACCCCATGTCGAACACCAGCAAAGTTTGCTGAGCAAACACCAATGAGAACACGCACAACGAACTCAGCGCTTGCAATCACTGGTCTGTTCAAAAGGTCAATCGATGTTACCTTAGCGCCACTTTTCTTAtcaattaaacataaataaaaactttgttTACATATCCGCATTATTCACGTATCGTTTCCTTCGATGTTGCATAATTTACGTTTACCTCtgtaaaaatagtaaaaaattaatgtctaTAAACATTATAtccatatacatgtatatttgttttattttgtcgtcattgaataagaatacaaatttgttcttatttacgttatagattatttattcatacaaaTACCTTAACAAATACATTATCATATATACAGGCAACTCATTTTGATGAGgttaatagtatttaatatattgcatTTGTTGCTAAAAATcggtttcaaatttttcagtAATAAATCAGAAgttttagtattaaaaaaacgtaaagaaactaataaaatataacataggtatacagggtgttccaaaaatgttgtaacaccttgaaaggtgtggttcgggaggtgatttgaaacaactttctcCTGAGCTAAACTAGCGCCACCTACGAAGAGCAACGGAGAATAGGTGAACTACGAAACAGTTTTTCGCGTCTTTTatgcacaataatgaaaacaaacacataatgattatgcatttcgtaatcagggGAAGTAAATCTATCGACCTATCAAgcgtttgtttcgaaaatttgcaaaacaaaaaaatttgttccttaaaaacatatttttatcatattgtaaaggtgaaattgcaaaatcgggCAATGGGGAGGCATGCGGAGtgatgtaaagaatattttagaaaaagaatcgtgagaaaatattgcttcttcgctTCAAAAAACTTGATGAGCTTCGTTGCTGTGAAATCTTGATGATTTGTATGGCAGTATGGTTGCTCCGCTATCACACTGTCCACTGCAGCGCTGTTATCGTCTCTGCTGCGGTTGTTGCGCTAGTAGTCTAAGATGCTTTTCATCATGGTTCAGTATCGTagcaagttttaaaaatgcccgcggtcatacatttttcttttaagtagTTGTGTATATGtagaaattggtaaaaaacATTATGTACGTGTAAACTAGCTTGGATTGATTACAATAGATTGGAAAAATTGTCTTTTGCGATGATGTAAAAAGTAGGTATAGCTAGTATGAACGTAAATAAGATAGACAAAAGCATACGCATAATGAAATGTAAGTGTTATTTAAAGagaataaatgataaaagtgtagtagtaaaaaattatatgtacaaGTCGAATAGAGTAACCTCCTCGATGTACTGGAATTGCCTAATTGTATATTCcatctataaatatacatttaataatggaaaataagcaatatatttataaaaatgtaacacttgtatttgatttttacattaaaattaaaattattttggaatatggAGAATTCTTAAGAGATAACACGCTAAAATAGAGGCGGCCTCACCAGGGCGCGCCTGGACACAATATCGGGCCAAGAGGCCTGGTCATAAATTAAAGCAAACTAAACAAaaacctctctctctctctctctctctctctctctctctctctctctctctcactcactctaggaattatttacagattaattatgtacagatttgaactttatttcctttttatttatatataaaacgatagaaacattaataataatgacataataataaaatagtatacataatttacataccataatttagatcatacaaatatatacaatttggtatagagctaaattttattatttgtcacaattcaatttatattgtatttatctaattttatgcgcaaaaaaatctgaaagtaactcaCTAGACAATGCTCAGCAATGCTCGGGTAGGTTATGTTACGGCGTACGTTTGTTCCCcctgtacaaataaatttgctataggataataccggaaccacccattttgcatttctctcagacctccgtcgcctctacttcttcctacaggagttcacactccagttaggatagagctcaatggcTAACATACGCtgctgaatattgttaattatgacacaaaaaaacaaaagtagactacctataggagcttgcgcacaagtttgaacatttatctagcggaaacgactatgAGAGGTCTCAATTTTGCATTGTGTGTGCCTACGAATAGGCTGCGTGATGCCGCGATACCTAAAAGTAAGGGTCTAGCCGAATAAGCGAGACTTTCCATATtacatttgtgacatttttctgattacaaTGATACcacatataatacaatttggattatatttacaataatttatgggcgacgcggagaaaaagccgtttcgaaaacgttcaacAGCTCACAAGGGGAGGTCGCGATCCGGACGAGCGCTTTTTGAACGAGACCGGGCTCACAAGGAGACATTGCCTAGTGTCcctcgaattttttaatcaaattttttcatatgtaaagaagaGTATGCAGAACAATCTCTGCAAGTGAGAAGGCGCGACTGTCTTTCattttccagaaataaatttttaaaaatagctaaatttcgattgacgagtgtcGACGATACAAGAGTCGGAGGTATGATAGAAGCAGCGTGGCCCCATTCGTTCGCCTACCTTCGCAGGGATCGGACGTGTTACCTGTGCGCTCCGCTACCGATCCGTGAAGTGCTGCTAACGATGACAGCCTACGTGATTTTTGTGACACGCTAGTGAATCTTCGTcgatttgtataaattacagtgctttaataataattaaccaaACACAAACTATTGAGACGGTGTTCAAAGAATTAGGATTCTTTGAGGTTCAAAGAATAGAATCCCTTACAAGTGTAGCACAACAAGGCGTAGCTAAAATCGTGGACAAAGTGAAAAGTGCTTACCTAGGTCATTATCACGACGGACAAAAACGTTATAGAAATAGACGACATCATTCTCTCGTCTCTCACGAGAGATTATATCAAGGGCAAATCAAATGTGAAGAGGCTAAACCCCGCGCCAAGGTTGTCCACGCGCAAGGTTCCGGCGTTGCCGGAAACCGCCAAAATGAAGGCgaagacgaaagaaaaagtaccAAGCGATGACAAGCCGTCGTACGATGAATTGCTAAAAATGATtagcaatttaaataacaccATCAGCGAGCCCTCCAAGCAGCTCgctgaagaaagaaaaatcaggGAGGCGAAGGAAGCAGCCGAATGGAGGCTACAGCAGACAAAGGCGCCCCTGGGAAAACCAGCGACGTCACCCAGCGTGCTCGAGGACGTCGCCATGTTGGACACGACGGCTGAGGACAACAGCGACTGGAACAAAGTCGCAACAAAGAGGAAGAGCGTCCAAACCAACACCACTGGAAACAAAGGCAAAAGGATCGCCACCCCTTCGACCAGCCAGCAGGTAGAACCCATTGCCCAGCCGACTCTACCGAAGAAGAAGCCGAGGTTCACCGACGAGGTAACGGTACCTTTGACTGAAAATACTAAAGTTGCGCGACCCCCACCTATAACAGTTTACAATAGTAACTCTCGAAAAACAGTAGAGACCATCGCGACAATCACGAAAGActtttgcattaaaaaaattaatgtcggTAAACACACAGTCCACATAAACTCAATCGAACACTTCAAAACCGCGTGCGTAGCTTTAAATCAGAATAATATCGAATACTTTACATATACACCGAAACAAGAAAGATACCTAACtattcttttgaaaaaccTGGAAGGAGACTACGACCCGGAAGTAGTACTCGCCgagttaaaaaaacaaaatatcaacaaCGTAAATTTCGCGGCtgtcaacaaatttaaaacgcaaaagtCAATTAGGGAAGGCAAAAACCTTCCAATATACCTAGTCCAGTTATCATCAAACAGTAAATTCGAGAAT
This window contains:
- the LOC128877912 gene encoding uncharacterized protein LOC128877912 isoform X1, giving the protein MKAKTKEKVPSDDKPSYDELLKMISNLNNTISEPSKQLAEERKIREAKEAAEWRLQQTKAPLGKPATSPSVLEDVAMLDTTAEDNSDWNKVATKRKSVQTNTTGNKGKRIATPSTSQQVEPIAQPTLPKKKPRFTDEPGGKNS
- the LOC128877911 gene encoding ADP-dependent glucokinase isoform X2, with translation MANRTLFDKLVATARSFPSSYSTIGGNAAVMALRFAREGCDVTLGAKLTRSLHQMIPQIINIVGGEVKRDDIHLVIEYKNGDVWGPYTSTRANRYIVHNDAHNPTISSFDAFDTLLSTNEPNLLVISGLQMMDNYPLPDGVRHKLLLKVKKQMMDRSPTTKIHFEMASFAEDKLLFELCDSIIPFADSLGMNEQEIANLHNAMYYGNISLVANSTPRIATVLDQMRTLFKLIRARSKSVPNSRQLTRIHVHTLAYQAIFTIKDSMWKNTMAAAAKASLTAHRHVCATSHVDVRKAALILDDSFSTSIVDGTRIALDINKPVSCWDEVLKAGNEKIPIQVCVAPVLVCTEAAQTAGGGDNISSAGLVLQI
- the LOC128877912 gene encoding uncharacterized protein LOC128877912 isoform X2, which encodes MKAKTKEKVPSDDKPSYDELLKMISNLNNTISEPSKQLAEERKIREAKEAAEWRLQQTKAPLGKPATSPSVLEDVAMLDTTAEDNSDWNKVATKRKSVQTNTTGNKGKRIATPSTSQQVEPIAQPTLPKKKPRFTDETHPGMR
- the LOC128877911 gene encoding ADP-dependent glucokinase isoform X1, whose amino-acid sequence is MGYNRGLKFGTAVTVLTVLVAIYLRNSENVLQRRLQALIHGLEKLENKHVITSRPKVAIGYGVCTDVYVNAEQLLKYTEEIEQPEHFDEINTELELLKSFAYYFRHGAAAERYMANRTLFDKLVATARSFPSSYSTIGGNAAVMALRFAREGCDVTLGAKLTRSLHQMIPQIINIVGGEVKRDDIHLVIEYKNGDVWGPYTSTRANRYIVHNDAHNPTISSFDAFDTLLSTNEPNLLVISGLQMMDNYPLPDGVRHKLLLKVKKQMMDRSPTTKIHFEMASFAEDKLLFELCDSIIPFADSLGMNEQEIANLHNAMYYGNISLVANSTPRIATVLDQMRTLFKLIRARSKSVPNSRQLTRIHVHTLAYQAIFTIKDSMWKNTMAAAAKASLTAHRHVCATSHVDVRKAALILDDSFSTSIVDGTRIALDINKPVSCWDEVLKAGNEKIPIQVCVAPVLVCTEAAQTAGGGDNISSAGLVLQI